Proteins co-encoded in one Anopheles moucheti chromosome X, idAnoMoucSN_F20_07, whole genome shotgun sequence genomic window:
- the LOC128306429 gene encoding uncharacterized protein LOC128306429, with the protein MNVLSMRMSISAALLVVLVVLTSAEGVERRRPLFRRGSTTTTISPLTDDSEGSESKFKPNGKDLYTVSDSYPVSGSIGAGGVSGNFKSDGDKLTSFSEYTFGSTKLSNSGSDGGVPEGSSSDEESSFNNFKNHKKASLLPTTNASNKDRKPSSGAFDFLNGDFAKPKLTTGGNVHLLDSTSIAGLGGKTKTSSAISSKFSISHPTPSSSKAAGKLAHLDDSTEYDVYASLGHAAGKTKLGASGKHRGSSSTFPSAAGSSFGFEGKVKKVPFKYEDGGIGALAGKGKQKPKVSIDDDTFGSSSLASSSNHFTGLGSFDSGSFGAGNKQQQGGSSTSKNKFNFAEPPPLVKSTLNTLKHFGEGLIGNGNGAGRAPYEFDSEENYKFGTYFGKSHYGAEESYENSAEPLPSKGKFPKLGSVAAAGVGAANLGSKFATDFDVKNIKLTSEGGTFANVGHKLPGTLTKNTSPHHKLPQSTHHLPHHLQHHQQQQTIPHPAQSHAHLHPHTLGTTGSIVNPNPLDFRPKFKLQDVPNLYPADHIGAGIAAKGQIESFLNSEHALKDESLVAQLLGDGSPAARPHYHQFLKSQEDEKLEKEALRQQIEYLKAQAAKRPLDLGNPSRPPIVSNAQKFRPVRRIPSHVRLGVKAPYPLPRIPHYNDRPYSISFKI; encoded by the exons GTGCTGTCCATGAGAATGAGTATATCAGCAGCATTGTTAGTAGTTTTGGTGGTGCTGACATCGGCCGAAGGCGTCGAACGTCGGCGGCCGCTTTTTCGTCGAGGTTCCACAACTACTACTATCAGTCCGTTGACAGATGACAGCGAAGGGTCGGAGAGCAAGTTCAAGCCGAACGGTAAAGACTTGTATACGGTAAGCGATTCATATCCCGTTTCGGGCAGCATCGGCGCTGGTGGTGTGTCTGGAAACTTTAAATCAGATGGCGACAAACTAACG TCATTTTCTGAGTACACATTTGGCAGCACGAAACTCTCCAACAGTGGATCCGATGGTGGTGTGCCGGAAGGATCTAGCTCGGACGAAGAGTCGAGTTTCAACAACTTTAAGAATCACAAAAAGGCCTCCCTTCTACCCACGACTAATGCCAGCAACAAAGACAGAAAACCAAGCAGTGGGGCGTTCGATTTTTTGAATGGTGATTTTGCCAAACCTAAACTAACGACTGGCGGCAATGTGCATCTGCTAGATTCGACTTCAATTGCTGGGCTCGGCGGCAAGACGAAAACGTCCTCGGCAATTTCCAGCAAATTTTCAATCTCGCATCCGACCCCGAGCAGTAGTAAGGCGGCTGGCAAACTGGCTCATTTGGACGACTCGACGGAATACGACGTATATGCTAGCCTTGGACATGCCGCTGGAAAGACCAAATTGGGAGCATCGGGCAAACACCGAGGGTCTAGTAGCACGTTTCCTTCGGCCGCCGGAAGCTCGTTCGGTTTCGAGGGCAAGGTTAAGAAGGTGCCATTCAAGTACGAGGACGGAGGAATAGGTGCGCTTGCCGGCAAGGGCAAACAGAAACCGAAGGTGTCAATTGACGATGACACGTTCGGCAGTTCATCTCTTGCATCTTCCAGTAACCACTTTACCGGACTGGGAAGCTTCGACAGTGGCAGCTTCGGTGCgggcaacaaacaacagcagggTGGCTCAAGCACATCCAAGAACAAGTTTAACTTTGCCGAACCGCCACCGCTGGTAAAATCAACGCTCAACACGCTCAAGCACTTTGGCGAGGGACTAATAGGTAATGGCAATGGGGCTGGTCGAGCACCGTACGAGTTCGACAGCGAAGAGAATTACAAATTCGGTACCTACTTCGGCAAGAGTCACTATGGTGCCGAGGAGAGCTACGAGAATTCGGCAGAGCCACTGCCCAGTAAAGGGAAATTCCCGAAGCTTGGGAGTGTTGCAGCTGCCGGAGTCGGTGCGGCCAATTTGGGTAGCAAGTTCGCCACCGACTTCGACGTAAAGAACATCAAGCTCACTAGTGAAGGTGGCACGTTCGCTAACGTTGGACATAAGCTGCCCGGTACACTGACCAAGAACACATCACCACACCACAAACTTCCCCAGTCGACACATCACCTGCCGCATCACCtacaacaccaccaacaacagcagacGATTCCGCATCCGGCCCAGTCACACGCACACCTACACCCGCACACGCTCGGCACTACCGGTAGCATTGTTAATCCTAATCCTCTCGACTTTCGGCCAAAATTTAAACTACAAGATGTCCCCAATTTGTATCCCGCCGACCATATAGGTGCCGGTATAGCGGCCAAGGGCCAAATCGAGAGCTTCCTCAACTCGGAACACGCACTGAAGGACGAGTCTCTGGTGGCGCAGTTGCTCGGCGACGGTAGTCCGGCTGCCCGTCCACACTACCACCAGTTTCTGAAGTCGCAGGAAGATGAAAAGCTGGAGAAGGAAGCGTTGCGGCAGCAGATCGAGTACCTGAAGGCACAAGCAGCAAAGCGTCCGCTCGACCTCGGAAATCCAAGCCGTCCGCCCATCGTGTCGAATGCTCAGAAGTTTCGACCGGTTCGTCGCATCCCCTCCCACGTCCGACTGGGCGTAAAGGCTCCTTACCCACTGCCCCGCATTCCACACTATAACGACCGTCCATACAGCATCAGTTTCAAGATATAA
- the LOC128306959 gene encoding uncharacterized protein LOC128306959 yields MSNKESQFIVSGQPHKSDITAGCASLGTFVRRKLLQNGSDIALIDGVYGTEVTYMELLEQGARVAECLRRKAGIRSGDVIGLVSENRMEFPAVLIGSFLLGATVAPINLTYSEREFVHAFNLSRPRVVFLSPFSADRVVAAAVQCRGFVERLVLFGDENLCENVSSSVPYTLMEHFLAPVSFVNPLVFDISPTNVYEHVALIMCSSGTTGLPKGVQLTQANVMASVALTEESSSLTEVRDPLVVLCVLPWFHAFGCLSLINVLCIKERMVSLPKFEDFLYLGCIETYGCNTLLTVPPIVLFLAKHPLVESYDLSSVQTIICGAAPLSRETEQLLLTRLPHISHVRQGYGMSELTLATLIQSGDDHKPGSVGRVQIGTQVKVIDPTTGRILGPNERGELCFRGTQVMKGYIGDDKATRHTIDADGWLHSGDVGYYDEDGEFFVVDRLKELIKYKGYQVPPAEIEAVLLTHSAVLDAAVIGVPDEAAGELPFAFVVRQPDDAGAAITETEIVKYVFDRTSAAKRLHGGVRFIDAIPKNLSGKVLRRELRELAGAELQRAKL; encoded by the exons ATGTCGAATAAGGAGAGTCAATTTATCGTAAGCGGTCAGCCGCACAAATCTGACATTACTGCCGGTTGTGCATCGTTGGGCACGTTCGTACGGCGAAAGTTGTTGCAGAACGGTTCGGATATAGCTTTG ATCGATGGTGTCTATGGAACTGAAGTTACGTACATGGAGTTACTGGAGCAGGGCGCCCGAGTTGCTGAGTGTCTACGCCGGAAGGCTGGGATACGTAGCGGTGACGTAATTGGTCTAGTATCCGAAAACCGGATGGAATTCCCGGCAGTACTGATTGGGTCATTTCTGCTAGGTGCCACAGTTGCTCCTATCAACCTCACTTATTCCGAAC gTGAGTTCGTGCACGCTTTCAATTTGTCACGACCGCGTGTCGTATTTCTGTCACCCTTTTCTGCCGACCGAGTAGTTGCAGCTGCCGTGCAGTGTCGCGGATTTGTGGAAAGACTGGTATTGTTTGGGGATGAGAATCTTTGTGAAAATGTGTCTTCTAGTGTACCTTACACACTGATGGAACATTTTCTTGCCCCAGTTTCCTTTGTCAATCCGCTTGTGTTTGATATTTCACCTACGAACGTGTATGAGCACGTAGCATTGATCATGTGCTCGTCCGGCACGACAGGACTACCCAAGGGCGTGCAACTTACGCAGGCGAACGTGATGGCTAGTGTGGCTTTGACAGA GGAATCGTCGTCGTTAACGGAAGTGCGGGATCCTTTGGTGGTGCTTTGTGTGTTGCCCTGGTTTCATGCATTTGGTTGCCTAAGCCTAATTAATGTCCTGTGCATTAAGGAGCGCATGGTGTCTTTGCCCAAGTTTGAAGACTTTCTTTATCTTGGTTGTATTGAAACTTATGGTTGCAATACACTGTTGACAGTGCCACCCATTGTGCTGTTTCTTGCGAAGCATCCGCTCGTCGAAAGCTATGACCTTAGCAGTGTTCAAACAATCATTTGTGGAGCAGCTCCACTTTCACGCGAGACGGAGCAGTTACTCCTCACTCGGTTGCCCCATATAAGTCACGTTCGCCAAGGTTATGGTATGAGTGAGCTTACGCTAGCCACTCTTATCCAGAGCGGAGACGATCACAAACCGGGAAGCGTTGGTCGTGTCCAGATCGGGACACAGGTAAAGGTAATCGACCCAACCACTGGCCGAATCCTGGGACCAAATGAGCGTGGAGAGCTGTGTTTCCGTGGCACGCAGGTGATGAAGGGGTATATTGGCGATGACAAGGCAACGCGACATACGATCGACGCAGACGGTTGGCTGCACTCTGGTGATGTTGGATACTACGATGAGGATGGTGAATTTTTCGTTGTCGATCGGTTGAAGGAGCTGATTAAGTACAAAGGATACCAAGTGCCTCCGGCAGAAATTGAGGCAGTTCTGCTGACACATTCTGCTGTACTTGATGCTGCCGTAATCGGTGTACCGGATGAGGCAGCAGGCGAGCTCCCGTTTGCGTTTGTTGTACGGCAACCAGATGATGCCGGAGCTGCCATCACTGAAACAGAGATAGTGAAGTATGTATTTGATCGAACTTCGGCAGCAAAACGGCTGCATGGTGGAGTTCGCTTTATTGATGCTATTCCGAAGAACCTTAGCGGCAAGGTTCTGCGTCGCGAATTACGGGAGTTGGCGGGTGCAGAACTTCAACGTGCGAAGTTGTAA